In Halorientalis sp. LT38, a genomic segment contains:
- a CDS encoding PAS domain-containing protein, whose amino-acid sequence MTVSDPIARDRLPETVVYYDDDFPAAPAELRRGIEDASSLSLAAFESLSGRGESAGSDEAHLTLVFTERVPADAAALTAGRAIWVTTEAAVVTAGLDAGATDVFHWSPADGWDVLAAKLGHRLDGVGGPSATDDHAVPDRALQRISDGVLALDDRFRITYLNDAMAALLRDADGDVLGDRLWDRLPPAVTEDLRPALERAMDAGETVTTEFQAPATAQWFEVTAYPSAAGLSLYGREITERKQREIQQARYEHLVETVGDAVYLLDAEGRFTYVNDALCAMTGYDRDDLLGSSVHIIKDDGTVAEAEDALRDLLREQADSDGMPIAKLDVELVTADDGTVPATDRMTLRPLSEDGEFTGTVGTLRDVSRQRRRHDVLSGILAATQDMMAATTTDEVARQVVDTVVDVFGFDLVAVHEHDAETDRLVPVATSDGGDETSTERPAYALEEGPVGTAYTEDRLVVQEARSGLDDWDRGGVEVGGYCPIGDTRTLSFGTRDEAGFTDDDERLIELLAETAAAAFEGVTREEERRRYEAVIEAAEDKLFTLDDDGRITLATEQFAESVGADREALAGREIGEFLADTEAAAAVADLETAADVETDLRTRDGEAVPSRIRTARFSSPYGDGVVGTVRDLSALRSAQQAASRNRQRFTELFETLSDPVADVEYGPDGAVVSRANAAFAALCDERDRSLVDRPLAAVRQALPESIAAALDPVTSPGASVETAVSTQTGAERKRFVLKTVPYESTDGQRAFVVLTDVTDLAQRETHLQVLHRLLRHNLRNETTVIQGYAEAIVQRETNAEIGDFARQIFEASSSLVEAADTARTIQRVLEMDAEDVESVPVERAAEQIDADVLADYPEADATLANEATGTVSFSHHLLVGIAELVDNAVEHSSTSSRTGSDDAIEHVGGDAPSVAVELADAPDSNAVCLRVSDDGPGMPESEWEVVAGEQEITQLQHTQGLGLWLVRWVVDKHSGDLALERSGEDGTTVAIRLPR is encoded by the coding sequence ATGACGGTGTCGGACCCGATCGCGCGCGACCGACTCCCCGAGACGGTCGTCTACTACGACGACGACTTTCCGGCCGCGCCGGCCGAGCTGCGGCGGGGGATCGAGGACGCGTCGTCGCTGTCCCTCGCCGCGTTCGAGTCGCTTTCGGGTCGCGGCGAGTCCGCCGGGTCCGACGAGGCGCACCTGACGCTCGTGTTCACCGAGCGGGTGCCGGCTGACGCGGCCGCGCTGACTGCCGGGCGGGCCATCTGGGTCACGACCGAGGCGGCCGTCGTGACCGCGGGGCTGGACGCCGGCGCGACCGACGTGTTCCACTGGTCGCCGGCCGACGGCTGGGACGTGCTGGCAGCGAAGCTCGGCCACCGGCTGGACGGGGTCGGGGGCCCGAGCGCCACCGACGACCACGCCGTCCCCGACCGGGCGCTCCAGCGGATCAGCGACGGGGTGCTGGCACTGGACGACCGATTCCGGATCACCTACCTGAACGACGCGATGGCGGCACTACTCCGGGACGCCGACGGTGACGTCCTTGGGGACAGGCTCTGGGACCGCCTCCCGCCGGCGGTGACGGAGGACCTGCGACCGGCCCTCGAACGCGCGATGGACGCGGGAGAGACCGTCACCACGGAGTTCCAGGCGCCGGCGACGGCGCAGTGGTTCGAGGTGACGGCCTACCCCTCGGCGGCGGGGCTGTCGCTGTACGGCCGGGAGATCACCGAGCGCAAACAGCGCGAGATCCAGCAGGCCCGGTACGAGCACCTCGTCGAGACCGTCGGGGACGCGGTCTACCTCCTCGACGCCGAGGGCCGGTTCACCTACGTCAACGACGCGCTCTGTGCGATGACGGGCTACGACCGCGACGACCTCCTCGGGTCGTCCGTCCACATCATCAAGGACGACGGGACAGTCGCGGAAGCCGAGGACGCGCTGCGTGACCTGCTCCGGGAACAGGCCGACAGCGACGGGATGCCGATCGCCAAACTGGACGTGGAACTCGTCACGGCCGACGACGGGACCGTCCCCGCCACGGACCGGATGACGCTGCGCCCGCTCTCCGAAGACGGCGAGTTCACGGGGACGGTCGGTACGCTCCGGGACGTGAGCCGACAGCGCCGCCGCCATGACGTCCTCTCGGGCATCCTCGCGGCGACCCAGGACATGATGGCCGCCACGACGACCGACGAGGTCGCGCGGCAGGTGGTCGACACCGTCGTCGACGTCTTCGGGTTCGACCTGGTCGCCGTCCACGAACACGACGCCGAGACCGACCGTCTGGTTCCCGTGGCCACGTCCGACGGCGGCGACGAAACCTCGACCGAGCGGCCGGCCTACGCCCTCGAAGAGGGGCCGGTCGGAACCGCCTACACCGAGGACCGCCTCGTCGTGCAGGAGGCCCGCTCCGGGCTGGACGACTGGGACCGCGGCGGCGTCGAGGTCGGCGGCTACTGCCCGATCGGCGATACCCGCACGCTCAGTTTCGGCACGCGTGACGAGGCGGGGTTCACCGACGACGACGAACGGCTGATCGAGTTGCTCGCCGAGACCGCCGCCGCGGCCTTCGAGGGGGTCACTCGCGAGGAGGAGCGCCGGCGCTACGAGGCCGTCATCGAGGCCGCCGAGGACAAGCTGTTCACGCTCGACGACGACGGCCGCATCACGCTCGCGACGGAGCAGTTCGCCGAGAGCGTCGGCGCGGACCGCGAGGCGCTTGCCGGCCGGGAGATCGGCGAGTTCCTCGCCGACACCGAGGCGGCCGCCGCCGTCGCGGACCTCGAGACCGCCGCGGACGTCGAGACCGATCTGCGAACCCGGGACGGCGAGGCCGTCCCCAGCCGGATCCGGACCGCCCGCTTCTCCAGTCCGTACGGGGACGGCGTCGTCGGGACGGTCCGGGACCTCTCGGCGCTGCGGTCGGCCCAGCAGGCGGCCTCGCGCAACCGCCAGCGGTTCACCGAGCTGTTCGAGACGCTCTCCGACCCCGTCGCCGACGTCGAGTACGGCCCCGACGGCGCGGTCGTCAGCCGGGCGAACGCCGCCTTCGCCGCCCTGTGTGACGAGCGGGACCGCTCCCTCGTCGACCGGCCGCTGGCGGCGGTGCGCCAGGCGCTGCCGGAGTCCATCGCGGCCGCCCTCGACCCCGTCACGTCGCCCGGCGCGAGCGTCGAGACGGCGGTGAGCACGCAGACGGGCGCCGAGCGCAAGCGGTTCGTCCTGAAGACGGTGCCCTACGAGAGCACGGACGGTCAGCGGGCCTTCGTCGTCCTCACGGACGTGACGGACCTCGCCCAGCGCGAGACCCACCTGCAGGTGCTCCACCGCCTGCTCCGGCACAACCTCCGCAACGAGACGACGGTCATCCAGGGGTACGCGGAGGCGATCGTCCAGCGGGAGACGAACGCGGAGATCGGGGACTTCGCCCGCCAGATCTTCGAGGCGAGTTCGTCGCTCGTCGAGGCCGCCGACACCGCACGGACGATCCAGCGCGTCCTCGAGATGGACGCCGAGGACGTCGAATCGGTCCCGGTCGAGCGTGCGGCCGAGCAGATCGACGCCGACGTCCTCGCGGATTACCCCGAGGCCGACGCGACGCTCGCGAACGAGGCGACGGGGACCGTGTCGTTCAGCCACCACCTGCTGGTCGGCATCGCGGAACTCGTCGACAACGCCGTCGAGCACAGCTCGACGAGCAGTCGGACGGGGTCCGACGACGCTATCGAACACGTGGGCGGTGACGCTCCCAGCGTCGCCGTCGAACTCGCCGACGCGCCGGACTCGAACGCCGTGTGTCTCCGCGTCAGTGACGACGGCCCCGGGATGCCCGAGTCGGAGTGGGAAGTCGTGGCTGGCGAGCAGGAGATCACGCAGCTCCAGCACACCCAGGGGCTGGGCCTGTGGCTCGTCCGGTGGGTCGTCGACAAACACAGCGGCGATCTCGCGCTGGAACGGAGCGGCGAGGACGGGACGACCGTCGCGATCAGGCTCCCCCGCTGA